One Calditrichia bacterium DNA window includes the following coding sequences:
- a CDS encoding site-specific integrase, with amino-acid sequence MKSLAINNSQLPERLKKVLPRIEKTFSHSKRKNTRKAYASDVANYENFCKQHDIAKLFPAEPATLLLYLDNLAHEPQTYRNRGKSKQTYFKYATIKRKFHALRAKHVELGMDFCGDHPTFREYLKSIGEEMLESGAAERVIERAPDALLRNELRSIIEYIDSEMQTDTRFTNKPRLIRDRALLLLGFAGAFRRSELANLSLEHFRFVEEGLEIELLQSKNKTTVEEKLRKSIALNTERRYCPKRALTDWLEASGIQSGPVFRSLTKGGKLKPQAIDGKAVDLMVKKYAKAAGLTGKFGAHSLRSGFVTQAKKNGHSLDDIRRMGWKSIKTIDERYNQNTGWENNPSVNIT; translated from the coding sequence ATGAAATCACTCGCTATCAATAACAGCCAACTCCCCGAACGCTTGAAAAAAGTGCTGCCCAGAATCGAAAAGACGTTCTCTCACAGTAAGCGAAAGAATACTCGAAAGGCCTATGCCAGTGATGTAGCAAATTATGAGAACTTTTGCAAACAACATGACATAGCTAAACTATTCCCGGCAGAGCCTGCCACGCTCTTGCTCTATCTCGATAATCTGGCGCACGAACCGCAAACCTACCGCAATCGCGGCAAGTCCAAACAAACCTACTTCAAATACGCCACCATCAAGCGCAAATTCCACGCCCTCAGGGCAAAACATGTGGAATTGGGAATGGATTTCTGCGGCGATCATCCCACTTTCCGCGAATACCTCAAATCTATCGGCGAAGAAATGCTCGAAAGCGGTGCCGCCGAACGGGTCATCGAACGGGCACCCGACGCCCTCCTGCGAAATGAATTAAGGTCAATAATTGAGTATATAGATAGTGAGATGCAAACAGATACGCGATTTACCAACAAGCCTCGCCTGATCCGGGATCGTGCCCTGCTGCTGCTCGGCTTTGCCGGTGCCTTCCGCCGCAGCGAATTGGCCAACCTGTCTCTGGAACATTTTCGTTTCGTCGAGGAAGGTCTGGAAATCGAACTGCTCCAATCGAAAAACAAAACCACAGTCGAGGAAAAGCTCCGTAAAAGCATCGCCCTCAACACCGAACGCCGCTATTGCCCCAAACGCGCACTAACCGACTGGCTGGAAGCGTCCGGCATTCAATCCGGACCGGTCTTCCGCAGCCTCACCAAAGGGGGCAAGCTCAAACCGCAGGCCATCGACGGCAAAGCCGTGGACCTGATGGTAAAGAAATATGCCAAAGCCGCCGGGCTAACCGGAAAATTCGGTGCCCACAGCCTCCGGAGCGGCTTCGTCACCCAGGCCAAGAAAAACGGTCACAGTCTCGACGATATCCGCCGCATGGGCTGGAAATCCATCAAAACCATCGACGAACGTTACAACCAGAACACCGGCTGGGAAAACAATCCCAGTGTCAACATCACATAA